The following coding sequences lie in one Mucilaginibacter sp. KACC 22773 genomic window:
- a CDS encoding type II toxin-antitoxin system VapC family toxin, with translation MNLLFDTNIILILIRSNNYDDIIGLLNPDSVPIYISVVSEAEIKSIAIQNNWGINRRNKLNLFLDNVNIVEISQMFVNTYTEIDSYSQCRNPAFVDYPFSTHRNMGKNDLWIASLAALLGLQLVTTDGDFDHLNGVFFDVQKLTPTL, from the coding sequence GTGAATTTATTATTTGATACCAACATCATTTTAATTCTAATCCGCTCAAATAATTACGATGATATCATTGGCTTACTAAATCCTGATAGTGTTCCTATTTATATTTCTGTAGTTTCAGAAGCAGAGATCAAATCAATAGCAATACAAAATAACTGGGGTATCAACCGGCGTAATAAACTTAATTTGTTTTTAGATAACGTTAATATCGTTGAGATCAGCCAAATGTTTGTCAATACATACACGGAGATCGACAGTTATTCTCAATGTCGAAATCCTGCTTTTGTTGATTATCCTTTCTCTACCCATCGGAACATGGGCAAAAATGATTTATGGATCGCTTCATTAGCTGCGTTGCTTGGGTTACAACTAGTTACCACCGATGGAGATTTTGACCATTTAAACGGAGTGTTTTTTGACGTGCAAAAGTTAACACCAACATTGTAA
- a CDS encoding YjjG family noncanonical pyrimidine nucleotidase has product MKNQSETPPPKSEIKKHIFFDLDHTIWDFDKNAEEALHELYHLHQLERVGLTSAGLFIETYTRNNHQLWAQYHTGQITKDELRDARFKRTFTDLGLHPDLMPVDFEDAYVQLCPTKTNLFPHAHETLTYLQSKYTLHLISNGFKDSTRIKIAGSNLAGYFKNIIISEDVGVNKPDKAIFQHAVDLAGATKHESVMIGDSLEADVYGALNFGMDAIYFNPFNVPKPDDVPVQIGHLKELVGMF; this is encoded by the coding sequence ATGAAAAATCAATCAGAAACTCCCCCTCCGAAATCCGAAATCAAAAAGCATATCTTTTTCGATCTTGATCATACCATCTGGGATTTTGATAAAAATGCCGAGGAGGCTTTGCATGAACTTTATCACCTTCACCAGCTTGAGCGCGTCGGCCTTACTTCCGCAGGCCTGTTTATTGAAACTTATACGCGCAATAACCACCAGCTTTGGGCACAATACCATACCGGACAAATTACTAAAGATGAGCTGCGCGATGCACGTTTTAAACGCACCTTTACCGATCTTGGCCTGCACCCCGACCTGATGCCTGTTGATTTTGAAGACGCTTATGTGCAATTGTGCCCCACAAAAACAAACCTGTTTCCGCACGCCCATGAAACGCTCACTTACCTGCAATCAAAATATACGCTACACTTGATTTCCAACGGGTTTAAAGACTCTACCCGGATAAAAATTGCAGGCAGCAACCTGGCAGGCTATTTTAAAAATATCATCATCTCTGAGGATGTAGGGGTCAACAAACCCGATAAGGCTATCTTTCAACACGCGGTAGACCTTGCGGGTGCAACCAAGCATGAAAGCGTAATGATTGGCGATAGCCTGGAAGCCGATGTTTATGGCGCTTTGAACTTTGGTATGGACGCTATTTATTTTAACCCCTTTAATGTGCCAAAGCCCGACGATGTACCCGTACAGATAGGGCATTTGAAAGAGTTGGTGGGAATGTTTTAG
- a CDS encoding segregation and condensation protein A, with product MTDDSFAIRLPQFEGPFDLLLFFIERDELDIHDIPIAKIADDFLNYIHQMTSLNMELASEFIFVAATLMRIKAKMLLPRYEAENAADDTDTKENLIRKLIEYKKFKELCDELRPYEEERFKQEKRGNIKHDLEQVEKVVLPGEELSEISLYKLMMVHERLMRNYLNRSEEVKHTVVQYPYTIEKQKQAVADLLKINKMLDFKALAKESENKVHFVYNFLAVLEMLQQELIEIQIGLGYNNFWISPKQI from the coding sequence ATGACCGACGACAGCTTTGCCATAAGATTACCCCAGTTTGAAGGCCCGTTTGATCTGTTGCTGTTTTTTATTGAGCGCGATGAACTGGACATCCATGATATCCCCATTGCCAAAATTGCCGACGATTTTTTGAACTACATTCACCAGATGACCAGCCTGAACATGGAGCTGGCCAGCGAGTTTATTTTTGTTGCCGCAACGCTAATGCGCATTAAAGCCAAAATGCTGTTGCCCCGTTACGAAGCCGAAAATGCCGCAGATGATACCGATACCAAGGAAAACCTGATCCGTAAGCTGATAGAATATAAAAAGTTTAAGGAACTGTGCGACGAACTGCGTCCTTACGAGGAGGAGCGTTTTAAACAGGAGAAACGCGGTAACATTAAGCACGACCTGGAGCAGGTAGAAAAAGTAGTACTTCCGGGCGAAGAGCTATCAGAAATAAGCCTATACAAGCTGATGATGGTGCACGAACGCCTGATGCGCAACTATCTTAACCGCAGCGAAGAGGTAAAGCATACCGTAGTTCAGTACCCTTACACAATCGAAAAACAAAAGCAAGCTGTTGCCGATCTGCTTAAGATCAACAAAATGCTCGATTTTAAGGCCTTAGCCAAAGAGTCGGAAAATAAGGTGCATTTTGTGTACAATTTTTTGGCTGTATTGGAGATGCTGCAACAGGAACTAATAGAAATACAAATAGGCTTGGGATATAATAACTTTTGGATATCGCCGAAACAGATATGA
- the dxs gene encoding 1-deoxy-D-xylulose-5-phosphate synthase: protein MQVPAGDLLSKINYPSDLKQLNEDQLEQVCQELRQYIVDVVSVNGGHFAASLGVVELTVALQYVLNTPYDQLVWDVGHQAYGHKILTGRRDAFHTNRIYKGISGFPKRSESEYDTFGVGHSSTSISVALGMAVASHYKGETDRQHVAVIGDGAMTAGMAFEALNHAGIENSNLLVILNDNNMSIDPNVGALKEYLTDITTSKPYNRFRDDIAHVLAKLSAIGPDAFKIAQKLEKSIKGTLLKRSNFFEALKFRYFGPIDGHDVNHLVKVLKDLRDIPGPKILHCVTTKGKGYALAEKDQTKWHAPGLFDKITGEIKKAKYDKPQPPKYQDVFGHSIIELAEQNPKIMGITPAMPSGCSLNLMMKAMPNRAFDVGIAEQHAVTFSAGLATQGLVPFCNIYSSFMQRAYDQVIHDVAIQKLNVVLCLDRAGFAGADGPTHHGAYDLAYMRCIPNMTVSAPMNEEELRNLMYTAQQENMGPFVIRYPRGNGVMVDWQRPFKAIPVGKGRKICDGEDVAILSIGAIGNEAVKAIAALNNEGYYPAHYDMRFVKPLDEALLHEVFRKFDKVITVEDGCLEGGMGSAILEFMADNGYQKTQVKRLGIPDRIVEHGEQPELWAECGFDADGIARQVKSLGAQRNAHTIAS from the coding sequence ATGCAGGTACCGGCCGGCGATTTATTATCAAAAATAAATTACCCTTCTGATTTAAAGCAACTTAACGAAGATCAACTTGAACAAGTTTGCCAGGAACTGCGCCAGTATATCGTCGATGTAGTATCGGTAAATGGTGGCCACTTTGCCGCCAGCCTGGGTGTTGTTGAGCTAACTGTTGCATTGCAATACGTTTTAAACACCCCTTATGACCAATTAGTTTGGGATGTAGGGCATCAGGCTTATGGCCATAAAATACTCACAGGACGCCGGGATGCATTTCACACCAACCGGATTTATAAAGGCATCAGCGGTTTTCCTAAACGATCTGAAAGCGAATATGACACTTTTGGTGTTGGCCACTCATCAACATCTATATCTGTAGCTTTGGGAATGGCTGTGGCATCGCATTATAAAGGCGAAACCGACAGGCAGCATGTTGCTGTTATTGGCGACGGCGCCATGACAGCAGGTATGGCTTTTGAAGCTTTGAACCATGCAGGTATCGAAAATTCCAACCTGCTGGTGATCCTGAACGACAATAACATGTCTATCGACCCTAACGTTGGCGCTTTGAAGGAATACCTTACGGATATTACTACATCCAAGCCCTACAACCGTTTCAGGGACGACATCGCGCACGTGCTGGCCAAGCTATCGGCAATTGGCCCCGATGCGTTTAAAATTGCCCAGAAATTAGAAAAAAGCATAAAAGGTACCCTGCTTAAACGAAGCAACTTTTTTGAAGCTTTAAAGTTCAGGTATTTTGGACCGATAGACGGCCACGATGTAAACCACCTGGTGAAAGTTTTAAAAGACCTGCGCGATATTCCGGGACCCAAAATATTACATTGCGTTACCACCAAAGGTAAGGGCTACGCCCTGGCCGAAAAAGACCAGACCAAGTGGCATGCCCCCGGTTTGTTTGATAAAATTACCGGTGAGATAAAGAAAGCTAAATACGATAAACCACAGCCACCTAAATACCAGGACGTGTTTGGCCATAGCATTATTGAACTTGCTGAGCAAAACCCTAAAATAATGGGTATTACGCCGGCAATGCCATCAGGCTGTTCATTAAACCTGATGATGAAGGCTATGCCTAACCGGGCTTTTGATGTGGGTATTGCCGAGCAGCACGCCGTAACTTTTTCGGCAGGTTTGGCAACACAGGGCCTGGTTCCGTTTTGTAATATCTACTCCAGCTTTATGCAAAGGGCGTATGATCAGGTGATACACGATGTGGCCATACAAAAACTAAATGTGGTGCTTTGCCTTGATCGCGCCGGTTTTGCAGGCGCCGATGGCCCAACCCACCACGGCGCTTATGACCTGGCCTATATGCGTTGTATTCCTAATATGACGGTATCGGCACCTATGAATGAGGAAGAGCTGCGTAACCTGATGTACACAGCCCAGCAGGAAAACATGGGCCCGTTTGTAATTAGGTACCCGCGCGGTAATGGTGTGATGGTTGACTGGCAACGCCCCTTCAAAGCGATACCTGTAGGTAAAGGCCGGAAAATTTGCGACGGCGAGGATGTAGCGATACTATCTATTGGGGCCATCGGGAACGAGGCTGTAAAAGCCATAGCTGCGTTAAATAACGAGGGTTACTATCCTGCTCATTACGATATGCGTTTTGTGAAACCACTTGATGAAGCGTTGTTACACGAAGTATTCAGGAAATTTGATAAGGTGATTACCGTTGAAGACGGATGCCTTGAAGGCGGGATGGGCAGTGCGATACTGGAATTCATGGCCGATAACGGTTATCAGAAAACCCAGGTGAAACGCTTAGGTATACCCGACAGGATAGTTGAGCATGGCGAACAACCCGAACTTTGGGCCGAATGCGGTTTTGATGCCGATGGAATTGCCAGGCAGGTTAAAAGCTTAGGTGCCCAGCGCAATGCACATACAATAGCGTCGTAA
- a CDS encoding BamA/TamA family outer membrane protein, giving the protein MKTFVISLLLIFCLQSVFSQTQILPKFLRKMYLNKDSTKKSSFVILPALSSAPETGLEVGGAGLYSFYSDSLKSNTRVSSVFGYGTVTTKGQSRLSLNISYWTPDNGYHYTAGISFMNFPFNFYGIGNNTRSADAVRIGQKRTKGYLSVEKKLSDRLYAGIVAGGIQYRIPPEPKNTIFYTDRRVENHGGGSNIYLGPSITYDSRNNNTYTTKGMIITSSFEIIKGFGNKGYNGGFLNIEYSQFFALAKKLVLGVDIQEQSLTGRSSPFYWLPALGNDELMRGYYNGRYRDRNLLAGQTELRYRLSPRIGLVGFAGTGEVFNKSFSWAQLKPNYGGGVRYFFDIEKGLSIRADYGVGQKNPGEKRQSGFYAALGQAF; this is encoded by the coding sequence ATGAAAACATTTGTTATCTCATTGCTGCTGATATTTTGCCTGCAAAGTGTTTTTTCGCAAACGCAAATTCTTCCAAAATTTTTGCGTAAAATGTATTTAAACAAGGATAGCACAAAAAAAAGCAGCTTCGTAATTTTACCTGCGCTGAGTTCGGCCCCCGAAACCGGCCTCGAAGTGGGCGGTGCAGGCCTATATTCTTTTTACAGCGACTCATTAAAAAGCAACACCCGGGTATCAAGTGTTTTTGGATATGGCACCGTAACCACCAAAGGCCAAAGCCGATTAAGTTTAAATATTAGCTATTGGACGCCCGATAATGGCTACCATTATACTGCTGGCATTAGTTTCATGAACTTTCCTTTCAACTTTTATGGTATTGGTAATAATACCCGCAGCGCCGACGCGGTGCGTATTGGTCAAAAACGGACTAAGGGATACTTAAGTGTAGAAAAAAAACTGTCTGACAGGCTTTATGCGGGTATTGTAGCGGGGGGTATTCAATACAGAATCCCTCCCGAACCAAAGAATACTATTTTTTACACCGACCGGAGGGTAGAAAACCATGGCGGGGGCAGTAATATATATCTTGGCCCAAGCATCACATATGACAGCCGCAATAACAACACCTATACTACAAAAGGTATGATAATTACCAGCTCTTTTGAAATAATTAAGGGATTTGGCAATAAAGGTTATAATGGAGGCTTTTTAAATATAGAGTATTCACAGTTTTTCGCTTTGGCAAAAAAGCTGGTTTTAGGTGTAGATATACAGGAACAGAGCCTTACCGGTCGTAGTTCGCCATTTTACTGGTTGCCGGCGTTAGGGAATGACGAACTCATGCGCGGCTATTACAATGGCCGTTACCGCGACCGGAATTTGCTTGCCGGCCAAACCGAACTACGCTATCGGCTAAGTCCGCGTATTGGCCTCGTAGGTTTTGCAGGCACAGGCGAGGTATTCAACAAAAGCTTTAGCTGGGCGCAACTAAAACCTAATTATGGCGGTGGTGTACGATACTTTTTCGACATTGAAAAGGGCCTCAGCATTCGCGCTGACTATGGGGTGGGCCAGAAAAATCCTGGCGAAAAAAGGCAAAGTGGCTTCTACGCCGCATTGGGACAGGCGTTCTAA